One window from the genome of Paraconexibacter algicola encodes:
- a CDS encoding VOC family protein has translation MVTRIGHIALNVADLDRAVDFQEQVVGLTEVERTAGVAYLTCNDRHHELILVQDGSNRGYDHLAMQVEDAAALERAKSALPAAGATLLGGVYDGEPGIDRALKVLSPGGHVYKLFCGMETVDVPLRDGRPTHFEHVSTKVWNHRAEDRFLEAMGFRNADRMGVLASWWHCDDDHHGIALTRAPKAELSHYAYAFPDLNALGRVADRLRAHRGRKCIWGPSRHGPGNNHFLYLHDEDGAMVECCSELAQMREGYEPKTWSMHPGTINQWGGPPPPRFLLTGFPIARPTPGRPSWASSPGRTPAGAEA, from the coding sequence ATGGTCACCCGCATCGGGCACATCGCCCTCAACGTCGCCGACCTCGACCGCGCCGTCGACTTCCAGGAGCAGGTCGTCGGCCTGACCGAGGTCGAGCGTACCGCGGGCGTGGCGTACCTCACGTGCAACGACCGTCATCACGAGCTGATCCTCGTGCAGGACGGCAGCAACCGTGGCTACGACCACCTCGCGATGCAGGTCGAGGACGCCGCGGCGCTGGAGCGGGCCAAGAGCGCACTGCCCGCCGCGGGCGCGACGCTCCTCGGCGGGGTCTACGACGGCGAGCCGGGCATCGACCGGGCGCTGAAGGTCCTCTCGCCGGGCGGGCACGTCTACAAGCTGTTCTGCGGGATGGAGACCGTCGACGTGCCGCTGCGGGACGGGCGGCCGACGCACTTCGAGCACGTCTCGACGAAGGTCTGGAACCACCGTGCGGAGGATCGCTTCCTGGAGGCGATGGGCTTCCGCAACGCCGACCGGATGGGGGTGCTGGCGTCCTGGTGGCACTGTGACGACGACCACCACGGCATCGCGCTGACGCGGGCCCCGAAGGCGGAGCTCTCGCACTACGCCTACGCGTTCCCGGATCTCAACGCCCTGGGTCGGGTCGCGGACAGGCTCCGCGCGCACCGCGGGCGCAAGTGCATCTGGGGGCCGTCGCGTCACGGGCCCGGCAACAACCACTTCCTCTACCTCCATGACGAGGACGGGGCGATGGTCGAGTGCTGCTCCGAGCTCGCGCAGATGCGTGAGGGCTACGAGCCGAAGACCTGGTCGATGCATCCCGGCACGATCAACCAGTGGGGCGGTCCGCCGCCGCCGCGGTTCCTCCTCACCGGCTTCCCGATCGCGCGCCCGACGCCGGGCCGCCCGTCGTGGGCGTCCTCGCCCGGCCGGACCCCGGCGGGTGCCGAGGCGTGA
- a CDS encoding NAD(P)H-binding protein — MIAVLGATGRIGGEVMRLLEARGAQARALRRPEVDLRDEPSVRRALDGATRLFLVTPHGPEQDLLEAAAVRAAADAGIGHVVKVSGGAASLGPNGASATATAHWRTEQLLGASGMGFSFLRPSMFQQGVLGLPRVGPVLVAPLGRAPIAMIDLRDVAAVAASVLLDPTPATGAWQLTGPRGVTLAEIAAAVGARYLPIPARLAARGLARRGASPFEIEHVVRMAAYFASGADGTPTDHVERLTGRAPRPVEALLTETS, encoded by the coding sequence GTGATCGCCGTCCTCGGAGCGACCGGCCGGATCGGCGGCGAGGTCATGCGGCTGCTCGAAGCGCGCGGCGCGCAGGCACGGGCGCTGCGACGGCCCGAGGTCGACCTGCGCGACGAGCCCTCGGTCCGGCGGGCGCTCGACGGCGCCACCCGGCTGTTCCTCGTCACCCCGCACGGTCCCGAGCAGGACCTGCTCGAAGCGGCCGCGGTCCGGGCCGCGGCCGACGCGGGGATCGGGCACGTGGTGAAGGTCTCCGGTGGCGCCGCATCGCTGGGTCCCAACGGCGCGTCCGCCACCGCGACCGCCCACTGGCGGACCGAGCAGCTGCTCGGGGCGTCCGGGATGGGCTTCTCCTTCCTGCGACCGTCGATGTTCCAGCAGGGCGTGCTCGGGCTCCCGCGCGTCGGGCCGGTGCTCGTCGCCCCGCTCGGCCGCGCGCCGATCGCGATGATCGACCTGCGCGACGTGGCGGCCGTCGCCGCGAGCGTGCTGCTGGACCCGACGCCGGCGACCGGGGCGTGGCAGCTCACCGGTCCACGCGGCGTCACGCTCGCCGAGATCGCCGCGGCGGTGGGAGCGCGCTATCTCCCGATCCCCGCCCGCCTGGCCGCGCGCGGGCTCGCCCGTCGGGGGGCATCGCCCTTCGAGATCGAGCACGTGGTCCGCATGGCCGCCTACTTCGCGTCGGGTGCCGACGGCACGCCGACCGATCACGTCGAGCGGCTCACCGGCCGCGCGCCTCGCCCCGTCGAGGCGCTCCTCACCGAGACCAGCTGA
- a CDS encoding bifunctional 3-(3-hydroxy-phenyl)propionate/3-hydroxycinnamic acid hydroxylase: MVDVLVCGLGPVGQLLALLLGDQGVRVLAIDRADDVYPLPRAAVVDDEVLRILQAVGLDGAVLADAQVQAGASVVTEDGRAVEVLAASVGRLGHPPLVSINQPAMERTLLRALADRPTVEVRRGVDLETIDRRADRVDVHVRPTSGGRGERLSARYLIGCDGGGSAVRARLQVPFVGRTAPQRWIVVDALVDRPLARVPHPHFVGRAARPTVTLPMSPGRHRWEWMLHPGEDPAPFLEPAAVRAALDEWLDGETVEVERAVVYTFHTRTAATWRRGRVLLAGDAAHVMPPFAGQGFSSGARDAANLSWKLAAVLGGAPEALLDSYETERRPHVEAMQRTANLMGGIVQATSPWVVRARDAWLHAIDGTRVQRFLAANVKPLPTYGAGAFSHPPHRLPPRRAVGTLFPQTGRLDDRLPRGWVAVTTDAVAASLFEAAGVAVADPGADGAWLHDRALTFALLRPDRFVFAAGRVADVGQAVAALRGVSAT; this comes from the coding sequence ATGGTCGACGTCCTCGTCTGCGGCCTGGGTCCCGTCGGGCAGCTGCTTGCGCTGCTGCTCGGCGACCAGGGCGTCCGCGTCCTGGCGATCGACCGGGCGGACGACGTGTACCCGCTCCCGCGGGCGGCGGTCGTGGACGACGAGGTCCTCCGGATCCTCCAGGCCGTCGGCCTGGACGGCGCGGTGCTCGCCGACGCCCAGGTGCAGGCGGGCGCGAGCGTCGTCACCGAGGACGGCCGCGCGGTCGAGGTCCTCGCCGCGTCGGTCGGTCGGCTGGGCCATCCGCCGCTCGTGTCGATCAACCAGCCGGCGATGGAGCGCACCCTCCTCCGCGCGCTCGCCGACCGGCCGACGGTGGAGGTCCGTCGTGGCGTCGATCTGGAGACGATCGACCGTCGGGCGGACCGCGTCGACGTGCACGTCAGGCCGACCAGCGGCGGGCGCGGCGAGAGGCTCTCGGCCCGCTATCTGATCGGATGCGACGGCGGTGGCAGCGCGGTCCGTGCGCGCCTGCAGGTCCCGTTCGTGGGCCGAACGGCCCCGCAGCGCTGGATCGTCGTCGACGCGCTGGTCGACCGGCCGCTCGCCCGCGTCCCGCATCCGCACTTCGTCGGGCGGGCCGCCCGGCCCACCGTCACGCTCCCGATGTCTCCGGGACGCCACCGCTGGGAGTGGATGCTCCACCCTGGCGAGGACCCGGCGCCGTTCCTCGAGCCGGCCGCGGTCCGCGCCGCGCTGGACGAGTGGCTCGACGGCGAGACGGTCGAGGTCGAGCGCGCGGTCGTCTACACGTTCCACACGCGCACGGCCGCGACCTGGCGACGCGGGCGCGTGCTGCTGGCCGGGGATGCCGCGCACGTGATGCCACCGTTCGCGGGCCAGGGGTTCTCCTCCGGCGCGCGCGACGCGGCGAACCTCTCGTGGAAGCTCGCCGCCGTCCTGGGCGGGGCGCCCGAGGCGCTGCTGGACAGCTACGAGACCGAACGCCGACCACACGTGGAGGCGATGCAGCGCACGGCGAACCTCATGGGCGGGATCGTCCAGGCGACCTCGCCGTGGGTCGTCCGCGCGCGGGACGCGTGGCTGCACGCGATCGACGGGACTCGCGTCCAGCGGTTCCTCGCCGCGAACGTCAAGCCGCTGCCGACCTACGGCGCCGGCGCGTTCTCCCACCCGCCGCACCGTCTGCCGCCGCGGCGCGCCGTCGGGACGCTCTTCCCCCAGACCGGGCGACTCGACGACCGTCTGCCGCGCGGCTGGGTCGCCGTGACGACCGACGCGGTCGCGGCCTCGCTCTTCGAGGCGGCCGGCGTCGCCGTCGCCGACCCGGGCGCCGACGGCGCGTGGCTGCACGACCGGGCGCTGACCTTCGCGCTCCTGCGTCCCGACCGGTTCGTGTTCGCGGCGGGCCGCGTGGCGGATGTCGGGCAGGCGGTCGCCGCCCTTCGCGGGGTGTCGGCGACGTGA
- a CDS encoding fumarylacetoacetate hydrolase family protein yields MKLRSTPDGVIAETAAGWVRVDHDGDLLSFLALTPAVREAALTATAADPSTAGLPFRPRSMRAFMLYEDHVIASSRVLATKFFPAPVPKVIATFERVTGKTFPKLRPNARFKEAPTFYVGNHAATLADGEEMWWPKHTRWLDFELELACVLAKPLVDASPEEALEAVGGWVVLNDWSAREVQADDARRNVFGPVVKAKTFCNSIGSDVLTADALPDWTAATGRVRVDGEVWCEGSAANPQHTLGAMLAYCSAGERLDAGDVLSMGTLPGCCGLELDRWIRVGQTIELEIDQIGTLTNTITETAVPV; encoded by the coding sequence ATGAAGCTCCGCTCCACACCCGACGGCGTCATCGCCGAGACCGCGGCCGGCTGGGTCCGCGTCGACCACGACGGTGACCTGCTCTCGTTCCTGGCGCTCACGCCCGCTGTGCGCGAGGCCGCCCTGACCGCCACCGCCGCGGACCCGTCGACCGCCGGCCTGCCGTTCCGGCCGCGCTCCATGCGCGCGTTCATGCTCTACGAGGACCACGTCATCGCCTCCAGCCGCGTGCTCGCGACGAAGTTCTTCCCGGCGCCCGTCCCGAAGGTGATCGCGACGTTCGAGCGCGTCACCGGAAAGACGTTCCCGAAGCTCAGGCCCAACGCCCGGTTCAAGGAAGCCCCGACCTTCTACGTCGGCAACCACGCGGCGACGCTCGCCGACGGCGAGGAGATGTGGTGGCCGAAGCACACCCGGTGGCTCGACTTCGAGCTCGAGCTCGCGTGCGTGCTCGCGAAGCCGCTCGTGGATGCCAGCCCGGAGGAGGCGCTCGAGGCCGTCGGCGGCTGGGTCGTGCTGAACGACTGGTCCGCCCGGGAGGTGCAGGCCGACGACGCGCGCCGTAACGTCTTCGGTCCGGTCGTCAAGGCGAAGACGTTCTGCAACTCGATCGGCTCGGACGTCCTCACCGCCGACGCGCTGCCCGACTGGACGGCGGCCACCGGCCGCGTCCGCGTGGACGGCGAGGTCTGGTGCGAGGGCAGCGCGGCGAACCCCCAGCACACGCTCGGCGCGATGCTGGCCTACTGCTCCGCGGGCGAGCGGCTCGACGCCGGCGACGTGCTGTCGATGGGCACGCTGCCCGGCTGCTGCGGCCTGGAGCTCGACCGCTGGATCCGCGTCGGACAGACGATCGAGCTCGAGATCGACCAGATCGGCACCCTGACGAACACGATCACCGAGACGGCAGTCCCGGTCTGA
- a CDS encoding lysophospholipid acyltransferase family protein, translating into MPDIASPLPIPASRVADVLKVAIDVAHRATRPELQGLEHVPTSGPFMLVGNHQLLGMQDLPTLVRELERRRGVRVRGMGDSFHFAVPGWRDLLIRMGAVPGTRENCAALLAAGEAVLVFPGGAREVYKRRGQRYELLWGERTGFARMAIEAGAPIVPFAAVGAEDRFDVLLDMDSRLAAPARAVARRVGRPDLGTLVVKGSGFAGLPGTDRLYFRFGAPIPTTPWSGRASDPDARAECRDLVRAEIEAGIAALRARRETDDQRALLPRVRHAISS; encoded by the coding sequence ATGCCGGACATCGCCAGCCCGCTCCCGATCCCCGCGAGCCGCGTCGCGGACGTCCTGAAGGTCGCGATCGACGTCGCACACCGCGCCACCCGTCCCGAGCTCCAGGGCCTCGAGCACGTCCCGACGAGCGGGCCGTTCATGCTCGTCGGCAACCACCAGCTCCTCGGCATGCAGGATCTCCCCACCCTCGTCCGTGAGCTCGAGCGCCGACGCGGCGTCCGCGTCCGAGGGATGGGGGACAGCTTCCACTTCGCGGTGCCGGGCTGGCGTGACCTCCTGATCCGCATGGGGGCCGTTCCCGGCACGCGCGAGAACTGCGCCGCGCTCCTCGCCGCGGGCGAGGCCGTCCTCGTCTTCCCGGGCGGCGCCCGCGAGGTCTACAAGCGGCGGGGCCAGCGATACGAGCTGCTCTGGGGCGAGCGCACCGGCTTCGCGCGGATGGCGATCGAGGCCGGAGCCCCGATCGTCCCCTTCGCCGCGGTCGGCGCCGAGGATCGCTTCGACGTGCTCCTCGACATGGACAGCCGGCTCGCCGCCCCCGCGCGCGCGGTCGCACGGCGAGTGGGGCGCCCCGACCTGGGCACCCTCGTGGTCAAGGGCTCCGGCTTTGCCGGTCTGCCCGGGACCGACCGCCTCTACTTCCGCTTCGGCGCCCCGATCCCGACGACCCCGTGGTCCGGTCGGGCGAGCGATCCCGACGCACGCGCCGAGTGCCGCGACCTGGTCCGGGCCGAGATCGAGGCCGGCATCGCGGCGCTCCGCGCCCGGCGCGAGACCGACGACCAGCGCGCCCTGCTTCCTCGTGTCCGCCACGCCATCTCCTCCTAG
- a CDS encoding TetR/AcrR family transcriptional regulator: MANDASPPAPSDRRARRKAETRARLLDGARVVFARQGVDATRINEITEEADIGFGSFYNHFESKDAIVAALVEEQAVGLAAAIDAATEGVDDVAEIVSVAHRALIQHALRDTDLGWLLVRLEASHDVVSLALGPYAARDLERGIAAGRFAVDDAAIALVASGGALLATVRAALQGRFVGDVGVAHAAAVLRIFGVPASEAAEVASRPMPTVDAPAPSAGGPGRPVPGSPRSATPRG, translated from the coding sequence ATGGCCAACGACGCGTCCCCCCCAGCGCCGTCCGATCGCCGGGCGCGCCGCAAGGCCGAGACCCGGGCGCGCCTGCTCGACGGCGCTCGCGTCGTCTTCGCACGACAGGGCGTGGACGCCACGCGGATCAACGAGATCACCGAGGAGGCCGACATCGGCTTCGGCTCCTTCTACAACCACTTCGAGAGCAAGGACGCGATCGTGGCCGCCCTCGTCGAGGAGCAGGCCGTCGGTCTCGCCGCAGCGATCGACGCCGCGACGGAGGGGGTCGACGACGTCGCGGAGATCGTCAGCGTCGCGCACCGCGCACTGATCCAGCACGCGCTCCGGGACACCGACCTGGGCTGGCTGCTCGTCCGGCTGGAGGCGTCGCACGACGTCGTCTCGCTCGCTCTCGGGCCCTACGCCGCGCGCGACCTCGAACGCGGGATCGCGGCGGGCCGGTTCGCCGTCGACGACGCGGCGATCGCCCTGGTCGCCTCCGGTGGCGCGCTGCTGGCCACCGTCCGCGCCGCGCTCCAGGGCCGGTTCGTCGGGGACGTCGGCGTCGCGCACGCGGCAGCGGTGCTGCGGATCTTCGGCGTCCCCGCGAGCGAAGCCGCCGAGGTCGCCTCCCGCCCGATGCCGACGGTGGACGCGCCCGCCCCGTCGGCCGGCGGGCCCGGGCGCCCCGTCCCCGGCTCGCCCAGGTCCGCGACACCACGCGGGTGA
- a CDS encoding flagellar hook-basal body protein, whose product MERGLYIAASGMLAEQVRQDQLANDLANASTPGYKSDRVSQHSFARELDLVNRRSGAAVGTLGAGAIIAEKRTDLTPQTLKETGEPLDLAVAGEGYFQVQTAQGVRYTRDGSFTADAQGRLVDQAGDPVLGADGRPVRLNADGTVDPARVGVVALTNVAKAGDGRYTGTPDRGAETGTVRTGAIETSGVDASRTMIEMIGSLRAFEAGQRAITTIDETLRLASGQVGNLPG is encoded by the coding sequence ATGGAACGCGGCCTCTACATCGCGGCGTCCGGGATGCTCGCCGAGCAGGTCCGTCAGGACCAGCTCGCCAACGACCTGGCCAACGCCTCCACCCCCGGCTACAAGTCCGACCGCGTGAGCCAGCACAGCTTCGCGCGGGAGCTCGACCTCGTGAACCGCCGCTCCGGTGCCGCCGTCGGCACGCTCGGGGCGGGGGCGATCATCGCCGAGAAGCGCACCGACCTCACGCCGCAGACGCTGAAGGAGACCGGCGAGCCGCTGGACCTCGCCGTCGCGGGCGAGGGCTACTTCCAGGTGCAGACCGCGCAGGGCGTGCGCTACACGCGCGACGGCAGCTTCACCGCCGACGCGCAGGGCCGCCTCGTCGACCAGGCCGGGGACCCGGTGCTCGGCGCCGACGGCCGGCCCGTCCGGCTGAACGCGGACGGCACCGTCGACCCGGCGCGGGTCGGTGTCGTGGCGCTCACGAACGTCGCGAAGGCCGGGGACGGCCGCTACACCGGCACGCCGGACCGCGGCGCGGAGACCGGCACGGTGCGCACCGGGGCGATCGAGACCTCGGGCGTCGACGCGTCCCGCACGATGATCGAGATGATCGGGTCGCTGCGCGCTTTCGAGGCGGGTCAGCGGGCGATCACCACGATCGACGAGACGCTGCGCCTGGCCTCCGGCCAGGTCGGCAACCTGCCCGGCTGA
- a CDS encoding flagellar hook-basal body protein, giving the protein MYTAAAGMAAQQRRLDSLGNDLANVSTTGYKHVRVAFRDLVYTQAARGGADGVELGSGAAVRTLGRTTQQGAIKQTGEPLDVAITGEGFLAVRMPDGRQALTRDGQLRLDATGRLVTATGGLLMDPSITLPAGTQPDRIAIGADGTITADGRAAGRLRLVTVTAPGALDGGADNVFFATRGSGAPTAAPATTSVQQGALESSTVDIGSAMTDMISTQRAFELASKAIQMQDQMLEVANGVKR; this is encoded by the coding sequence ATGTACACCGCGGCCGCCGGCATGGCGGCACAGCAGCGCAGGCTCGACAGCCTGGGCAACGATCTGGCGAACGTCTCGACGACGGGCTACAAGCACGTCCGCGTCGCGTTCCGCGACCTCGTCTACACGCAGGCCGCCCGCGGCGGCGCCGACGGGGTCGAGCTCGGCAGCGGCGCGGCCGTCCGGACGCTCGGCCGCACGACGCAGCAGGGCGCGATCAAGCAGACCGGCGAGCCGCTGGACGTCGCGATCACCGGTGAGGGCTTCCTCGCCGTGCGGATGCCCGACGGCCGCCAGGCGCTCACCCGCGACGGCCAGCTGCGGCTCGACGCCACCGGCCGGCTCGTCACCGCGACCGGCGGGCTGCTGATGGACCCGTCGATCACGCTGCCCGCGGGCACGCAGCCCGACCGGATCGCGATCGGCGCCGACGGCACGATCACCGCGGACGGTCGCGCGGCGGGCCGGCTGCGGCTCGTCACCGTCACCGCCCCCGGGGCGCTCGACGGCGGTGCGGACAACGTCTTCTTCGCCACGCGCGGCAGCGGCGCGCCGACCGCCGCGCCCGCCACGACGTCGGTGCAGCAGGGGGCGCTCGAGTCCTCGACGGTCGACATCGGCAGCGCGATGACCGACATGATCAGCACGCAGCGCGCCTTCGAGCTCGCCAGCAAGGCGATCCAGATGCAGGACCAGATGCTCGAGGTCGCCAACGGGGTCAAGCGATGA
- a CDS encoding rod-binding protein, which translates to MSTSVGPVDQALLPAEIRSGTAQQREAYTAALGFERQLVEQLTKQLSASTEAAGEEEESTSAATQTYKDMLPGALADAVIGAGGLGLAAQISRDVAAA; encoded by the coding sequence ATGAGCACCTCCGTCGGCCCCGTCGACCAGGCGCTCCTCCCGGCGGAGATCCGCTCGGGGACCGCGCAGCAGCGCGAGGCGTACACCGCCGCGCTGGGCTTCGAGCGCCAGCTGGTCGAGCAGCTCACCAAGCAGCTGTCGGCGAGCACCGAGGCCGCGGGCGAGGAGGAGGAGTCGACCTCCGCCGCCACCCAGACCTACAAGGACATGCTGCCCGGAGCGCTGGCCGACGCCGTCATCGGCGCCGGCGGGCTCGGGCTCGCCGCCCAGATCAGCCGGGACGTCGCCGCCGCATGA
- the flgN gene encoding flagellar export chaperone FlgN — MSTLVPTNAFGAEVLAHLDAQLASGRRLLAHVLGQSRAIREKDVATVLVQLEEIQAEMERRAGLEQERARLLTRAGQALGVPAYVVTLDAMGQLLGDAMAAAARERSGELRGLLEEIAREHRANRALMKQELAFLDHLMRQLGAGGDETGGYGVDAMPASASRQPYLPVGRAAADAPTSSALRALDLQA; from the coding sequence ATGAGCACGCTCGTCCCCACCAACGCCTTCGGGGCCGAGGTCCTCGCCCACCTCGACGCGCAGCTCGCGTCGGGCCGGCGGCTGCTCGCCCACGTGCTCGGCCAGAGCCGCGCAATCCGCGAGAAGGACGTCGCGACCGTGCTCGTGCAGCTCGAGGAGATCCAGGCGGAGATGGAGCGCCGCGCGGGCCTGGAGCAGGAGCGCGCCCGCCTGCTCACCCGCGCCGGCCAGGCGCTCGGCGTCCCCGCGTACGTCGTCACGCTCGACGCGATGGGCCAGCTGCTCGGCGACGCGATGGCGGCCGCCGCCCGCGAGCGCAGCGGCGAGCTGCGCGGCCTGCTGGAGGAGATCGCCCGCGAGCACCGCGCCAACCGCGCGCTGATGAAGCAGGAGCTCGCGTTCCTGGACCACCTCATGCGCCAGCTCGGCGCGGGCGGCGACGAGACGGGCGGCTACGGCGTCGACGCGATGCCCGCCTCCGCCTCCCGGCAGCCCTACCTCCCGGTCGGCCGCGCCGCCGCCGACGCCCCCACGAGCTCCGCACTCCGTGCGCTGGATCTGCAGGCGTAG
- the flgK gene encoding flagellar hook-associated protein FlgK has protein sequence MPVSGFSGLNVALRGLLAQQRGLDVTGHNIANAERAGYTRQEAVMSAAASLQLSAGAVAGGAGAQLGQGVEVEQYRRIRDQFLDLQARAQTMSAGQHQTTAKALGNAEALLAEPGDGGLGKLMSNFWDAWSTLAANPESASAKSSLIGHAQNLADGFRRLDAQLGQLQTVAGQEYTDLTSATGVVRQTADELARLDAAIVQQTSAGRTPNDLLDRRDELLDQLSQYGQVSVTDLGGGSVSVQFGDAAAPLTNGSAVTWPQTLTAPGGKLGALLTLQSATGPIGARRTDLDTVAAQLSTAVNALHGTPPFFSGSTAATLAVNATSATLDAGSTAAAGANDIALAVAALRGGTADGTYASLVRSLGDDAAAADRLAATAVTLKAVALERRTEVSGVSLDEEMTNMVRFQRAYQASARVMSTMDEALDTLINRTGRVGL, from the coding sequence ATGCCCGTCTCCGGATTCAGCGGTCTGAACGTCGCCCTGCGCGGCCTGCTCGCCCAGCAGCGCGGACTCGACGTCACCGGCCACAACATCGCCAACGCCGAGCGCGCCGGGTACACCCGCCAGGAGGCGGTGATGAGCGCGGCCGCCTCGCTGCAGCTGTCCGCGGGCGCGGTCGCCGGTGGCGCGGGCGCGCAGCTCGGCCAGGGCGTCGAGGTCGAGCAGTACCGCCGCATCCGCGACCAGTTCCTGGACCTGCAGGCCCGCGCGCAGACGATGAGCGCCGGCCAGCACCAGACCACCGCCAAGGCGCTCGGCAACGCGGAGGCGCTGCTGGCCGAGCCCGGGGACGGCGGCCTGGGCAAGCTCATGTCGAACTTCTGGGACGCGTGGTCGACGCTGGCCGCCAACCCCGAGTCGGCGTCGGCGAAGTCCTCGCTGATCGGCCACGCGCAGAACCTCGCCGACGGGTTCCGGCGCCTGGACGCCCAGCTCGGCCAGCTGCAGACCGTCGCCGGCCAGGAGTACACGGACCTCACGAGCGCCACGGGCGTCGTGCGCCAGACCGCCGACGAGCTCGCGCGGCTCGACGCCGCGATCGTCCAGCAGACCTCGGCCGGGCGGACCCCGAACGACCTGCTCGACCGTCGCGACGAGCTGCTGGACCAGCTCAGCCAGTACGGGCAGGTCAGCGTCACCGACCTCGGTGGCGGCTCGGTCAGCGTCCAGTTCGGTGACGCCGCCGCCCCGCTGACCAACGGCTCGGCCGTCACCTGGCCGCAGACGCTCACCGCGCCCGGCGGCAAGCTCGGCGCGCTGCTGACGCTCCAGTCCGCGACCGGCCCGATCGGGGCGCGCCGCACCGACCTCGACACGGTCGCCGCGCAGCTCTCGACCGCGGTCAACGCGCTGCACGGCACCCCCCCGTTCTTCTCCGGGAGCACCGCCGCGACCCTGGCGGTCAACGCGACGTCCGCGACGCTCGACGCCGGCAGCACCGCGGCGGCCGGCGCCAACGACATCGCGCTCGCCGTCGCCGCGCTGCGCGGCGGGACGGCGGACGGCACGTACGCGTCGCTGGTGCGCAGCCTCGGCGACGACGCCGCGGCCGCCGACCGGCTCGCCGCGACCGCGGTGACGCTGAAGGCGGTCGCCCTGGAGCGCCGGACCGAGGTCAGCGGCGTCAGCCTCGACGAGGAGATGACGAACATGGTGCGCTTCCAGCGCGCCTACCAGGCGTCCGCGCGCGTCATGTCGACGATGGACGAGGCGCTCGACACGCTCATCAACCGCACCGGTCGCGTGGGGCTCTGA
- the flgL gene encoding flagellar hook-associated protein FlgL — MRITHTMLTDRLLGDLRTGKDRIAEAQQQVSTGRRINRPSDDPAGARAAVVQRADLAGLARQKDAVAEANDWTDATDTALGGLADLLHRARELATQGANGSYTQADRERIAGEIDQLVEAAKERANAKVGDRYVLSGTATTTRPYTPGGPDTYGGDTGAVLREIGPGVTVQVNQLGSQILGSGQTPGDGLMLDTLRDVAQHLRGGTTADLAALRGADLQGLQANLDTISTARSANGATAARLASAATSLGDLELAGQTRLDRLEGADMAQAILALSTRQSAYEAALKSGATVIQPSLMDFLR; from the coding sequence ATGCGGATCACGCACACGATGCTCACCGACCGCCTGCTCGGCGACCTGCGCACCGGCAAGGACCGGATCGCCGAGGCCCAGCAGCAGGTGTCGACCGGCCGCCGGATCAACCGGCCCTCCGACGACCCCGCGGGCGCCCGCGCCGCGGTGGTGCAGCGCGCCGACCTCGCCGGCCTCGCCCGTCAGAAGGACGCGGTCGCCGAGGCGAACGACTGGACCGACGCGACCGACACGGCGCTCGGCGGGCTCGCCGACCTGCTGCACCGCGCCCGCGAGCTGGCCACGCAGGGCGCCAACGGCTCCTACACGCAGGCCGACCGCGAGAGGATCGCCGGCGAGATCGACCAGCTCGTCGAGGCCGCCAAGGAGCGCGCGAACGCGAAGGTCGGCGACCGCTACGTCCTCTCCGGCACGGCGACCACCACCCGGCCGTACACGCCGGGCGGCCCGGACACCTACGGCGGCGACACGGGCGCGGTGCTGCGCGAGATCGGGCCCGGGGTGACCGTGCAGGTCAACCAGCTCGGCTCCCAGATCCTCGGCTCCGGCCAGACCCCCGGGGACGGCCTGATGCTCGACACGCTCCGTGACGTCGCCCAGCACCTGCGCGGCGGCACGACCGCCGACCTCGCCGCCCTGCGCGGCGCCGACCTGCAGGGCCTGCAGGCCAACCTCGACACGATCTCGACCGCCCGCTCCGCCAACGGGGCGACCGCCGCGCGCCTGGCGTCGGCGGCGACGAGCCTCGGCGATCTCGAGCTCGCCGGCCAGACCCGGCTCGACCGGCTCGAGGGCGCCGACATGGCCCAGGCGATCCTCGCCCTCTCCACCCGGCAGTCCGCCTACGAGGCCGCGCTGAAGTCCGGCGCGACCGTCATCCAACCCTCCCTCATGGACTTCCTCCGATGA